In the genome of Myroides phaeus, one region contains:
- a CDS encoding DUF5689 domain-containing protein: MKTIFKSILYFSFAGLILTGCAKNDDFSVPNISCTDPVVAANASIADIYSKATKDVAQLNEEGLIISGVVISSDKGGNFHQKLHIVDESTQLPAIISIGISGSNAQFPVGTKINLKMDGLYIHDNFGLLNIGGGIYTSSSGKNKYTAAIPGTAVKKYVSTYCQPVKDFETTYNNVLALKGLNKTDYAGKLVTFTDVQFDRALVGKKLYDSADVDGQGYTLRKVVDSEGNSFDIRTGKYSEDFKDWVITSESGSITGIFDVFQDKIQFYPRTIADINLTKDPFEGSTPTDPETPEEPAEDIKVEPGKFLAFPGADFEDWKTFTSSLNQYGLTFATEAKGKGWKNSTALELKGTPDATAYTFTVADVKIPTDGKKISFLMKGKADKRSISINLYNAAGDYVAYNLESLSTSKTIQRTKTNKEEQFINKYDGDIDTKGEWIKVVLNVDGFDYNTSGKGSIIAFKHGGKTKTITPNYDIVIDEIRFEDGTPVTGGETPTDPEKPTDPENPGEGGENPGEGGENPGEVKDPITVFGKTGSFADFIKIKGALKIIQVDGKSKGSAIDVEGLSKNNADGFSIPNVSIPANAKNIVFYVKGSSTQGGKGNDRGTFVVNTLDETNVIIANYSIGNALNGAKGSITVTGQSGSNNDYVGKIDAKDWVKVVLPLQDDFINKSGKGGFVQFRFAKDGTFNVIIDSISFE; the protein is encoded by the coding sequence ATGAAAACAATATTTAAATCAATATTATATTTTTCGTTTGCTGGGCTTATCCTAACGGGATGTGCTAAAAACGATGACTTTTCAGTACCAAATATTTCTTGTACTGATCCAGTTGTTGCTGCTAATGCATCAATTGCTGATATCTACTCAAAAGCAACTAAAGATGTAGCTCAACTTAATGAAGAGGGACTAATCATTAGTGGTGTTGTAATATCAAGTGATAAAGGTGGAAACTTTCACCAAAAATTACATATCGTAGATGAATCTACTCAATTACCAGCTATTATTTCAATTGGAATTAGCGGAAGTAATGCTCAATTCCCAGTAGGTACAAAAATCAACTTAAAAATGGATGGTTTATACATCCACGATAACTTTGGTCTTTTAAATATTGGAGGTGGTATCTATACTTCTTCAAGTGGTAAAAACAAATATACTGCTGCAATTCCTGGAACTGCAGTTAAAAAATATGTTTCTACATACTGTCAACCAGTTAAAGATTTTGAAACAACATATAACAATGTTTTAGCTTTAAAAGGTCTTAACAAAACTGATTACGCTGGAAAATTAGTAACATTTACAGATGTTCAATTTGACAGAGCATTAGTTGGTAAAAAACTTTATGACTCAGCGGATGTTGATGGACAAGGATATACTTTAAGAAAGGTAGTTGATAGTGAAGGTAATTCATTTGATATTAGAACTGGAAAATATTCTGAAGACTTTAAAGATTGGGTTATTACTTCAGAAAGTGGTAGCATTACAGGTATCTTTGATGTATTCCAAGATAAAATTCAATTCTACCCAAGAACGATTGCTGATATCAACTTAACAAAAGATCCTTTTGAAGGTTCTACTCCTACTGATCCTGAAACTCCAGAAGAACCAGCAGAAGACATTAAAGTTGAACCAGGTAAGTTCTTAGCTTTCCCAGGTGCTGATTTTGAAGACTGGAAAACTTTTACAAGCTCATTAAACCAATATGGCTTAACCTTCGCAACAGAAGCTAAAGGAAAAGGATGGAAAAATAGTACAGCTTTAGAACTAAAAGGAACACCTGACGCAACTGCTTATACATTTACAGTTGCCGACGTTAAAATTCCAACTGATGGTAAGAAAATTTCTTTCTTAATGAAAGGTAAAGCTGATAAACGTTCTATATCTATCAACTTATACAATGCAGCTGGTGATTATGTTGCATATAACTTAGAAAGTCTTTCTACAAGTAAAACTATACAAAGAACTAAAACAAATAAAGAAGAACAATTCATAAATAAATATGATGGAGACATTGACACTAAAGGAGAATGGATTAAAGTTGTTCTAAATGTTGATGGTTTTGACTATAATACATCAGGAAAAGGAAGCATCATTGCTTTCAAACATGGTGGAAAAACTAAAACAATTACTCCTAACTATGATATAGTAATTGACGAAATCCGTTTTGAAGATGGTACTCCTGTTACAGGTGGAGAAACTCCAACTGACCCTGAGAAACCAACTGACCCTGAAAACCCAGGAGAAGGTGGTGAAAACCCAGGAGAAGGTGGTGAAAACCCAGGAGAAGTAAAAGATCCTATTACTGTTTTTGGAAAAACAGGTAGTTTTGCTGACTTTATCAAAATCAAAGGTGCTTTAAAAATAATCCAAGTGGATGGAAAATCTAAAGGAAGTGCTATTGACGTTGAAGGTTTATCTAAAAATAACGCTGACGGTTTCTCTATTCCTAATGTCTCAATTCCTGCCAATGCAAAAAACATAGTTTTTTACGTTAAAGGAAGTAGTACTCAAGGAGGAAAAGGTAATGACAGAGGTACTTTTGTTGTAAATACATTAGATGAAACTAATGTTATTATAGCAAACTATAGTATTGGAAATGCTTTAAATGGAGCCAAAGGATCTATTACTGTTACTGGACAATCTGGAAGTAACAATGACTATGTTGGAAAAATAGATGCTAAAGATTGGGTAAAAGTAGTATTGCCTCTACAAGACGATTTTATAAATAAATCAGGAAAAGGTGGTTTTGTACAATTTAGATTTGCTAAAGATGGAACTTTCAACGTTATCATTGATAGTATTTCTTTCGAATAA
- a CDS encoding carboxypeptidase-like regulatory domain-containing protein encodes MNTLIRYLLFALFATTSLAQERINITGRIIDSKSNTPFTGATVRIDDSNSYVLSDDNGYFNLEGAINKTHIVLITSAGYQTKRYPIAPTETEIDLGVIHFEEDYNLIAQMGLISLSENDIENEFNGYENTAGLLQATKDPFQQAAAFNWGSAFFRVRGLDNEQGRTMINGIIMNKIYDGRPQWGNWGGLNDATRNQDYSSGSTPSDFSFGGILGTQNITTRASHIRSGTKVGGSAANTNYNWRPFVIHSSGLNKNGWAYVVSASYRGAKEGHWSGTNYDALSLFSSVEKKLNENHSLNFTAIYGQNKRGKNAPLTDEQISLKGVNYNPYWGYQGNDKRNARYKDLKEPIFFLSHYWKVTTNTTLTSTVAYQFGHIANSRLGYIDNMNPDPTNYKNMPSYYLNRIDSQYWSMSPEEFTNLPDDNDFKMETIALLNQAESVKQQFIKNGQLDWNWMYTINQANNGVSKIILYEDRQEDKLISFNSNVKSVLSDNLMFDAGINYRRLKSTNFKKAIDLLGGEVFKDIDSYQSSGKQDSDLNNPNRFISTNDTFGYFYTIYADVIDVFTQFLFDYDKFNFYIAHKSSYNAYQREGLYKNGIYPSNSFGKSNLIEFTNFGFKGGATYHFSGRQAVNMNIAFYNQAPTLRNTFANARVNNAIIPDITNENIFSVDGSYILRDSRLKARLTGYLNEIKNSTQVNFYYADGIGITDANGEYLTSTGGAFVTEYLTNINKRNIGIEFGAEYKLTQTIKMNSALAIGQSFYTNMPNLTLSSDNASKTFDYGKTYLKNYRFANGPQTAVSVGFEYRSPTYWWISTNVNYLNNTFTNISALRRTHNFINDPTLNQPFENLTDEQVRERLRQEKLPAFTVFNLIGGKSWRMPNRTFLGFFASVNNILDNQYKTGGFEQARNANYEREILNTSSGQNTFANKYWHAYGRTYFINLYYNF; translated from the coding sequence ATGAATACACTTATACGTTATTTGCTCTTTGCCTTATTCGCAACAACGAGCTTAGCTCAAGAAAGGATAAATATCACCGGAAGAATCATTGATTCAAAGTCTAATACTCCTTTTACTGGAGCTACTGTAAGAATTGACGATTCAAACTCCTATGTGCTCTCTGATGATAATGGATACTTTAACTTAGAAGGTGCTATTAATAAAACTCATATTGTTTTAATCACTTCGGCGGGTTATCAAACAAAAAGATATCCAATTGCTCCAACAGAAACTGAGATTGATTTAGGTGTTATTCACTTCGAAGAAGATTATAACTTGATTGCGCAAATGGGGTTAATATCTCTCTCTGAAAATGACATAGAAAATGAGTTTAATGGCTATGAAAACACAGCAGGTTTACTACAAGCGACAAAAGATCCGTTTCAACAAGCTGCAGCCTTTAATTGGGGCTCTGCTTTTTTTAGAGTTCGCGGATTAGATAATGAACAAGGAAGAACGATGATCAATGGTATCATTATGAACAAAATCTACGATGGTCGCCCACAATGGGGAAACTGGGGTGGTTTAAATGACGCTACACGTAACCAAGACTACTCTTCTGGTTCTACTCCTTCCGATTTCTCTTTTGGTGGAATATTGGGTACTCAAAACATCACTACGCGTGCTTCTCACATCAGAAGTGGAACTAAAGTTGGTGGTTCTGCTGCAAACACAAATTACAATTGGCGACCCTTTGTAATTCACTCATCTGGCCTAAACAAAAATGGCTGGGCTTATGTAGTCTCTGCTTCTTATCGTGGCGCAAAAGAAGGCCATTGGTCTGGAACAAATTATGATGCTCTTTCATTATTCTCATCTGTCGAAAAAAAGCTAAATGAAAATCACAGCCTAAATTTCACTGCAATCTACGGTCAAAATAAAAGAGGAAAAAATGCTCCCCTTACAGACGAACAAATCTCTCTAAAAGGAGTTAACTATAACCCTTATTGGGGCTACCAAGGAAACGACAAAAGAAATGCTCGCTATAAAGATTTAAAGGAACCTATCTTCTTCCTCTCCCATTATTGGAAAGTCACTACAAATACAACACTAACTTCTACCGTTGCTTACCAATTTGGTCACATTGCTAATAGTCGTCTGGGGTATATAGACAACATGAACCCTGATCCTACTAACTATAAAAATATGCCCAGCTATTACCTCAATCGAATTGATTCGCAGTATTGGTCTATGTCACCAGAGGAGTTTACTAATCTTCCTGATGATAATGACTTTAAAATGGAAACCATTGCATTACTTAACCAAGCTGAATCTGTCAAACAGCAGTTCATCAAAAATGGACAATTGGATTGGAATTGGATGTACACAATTAATCAAGCAAATAATGGGGTTAGTAAGATTATACTTTATGAAGACCGACAAGAGGACAAGCTTATTTCCTTCAATTCTAATGTCAAATCAGTACTATCTGATAACTTAATGTTTGATGCGGGCATCAACTATCGCAGACTTAAATCAACAAACTTTAAAAAGGCTATTGACCTACTTGGTGGTGAAGTATTCAAGGATATTGACTCATACCAATCAAGTGGCAAACAAGATAGCGACTTAAACAATCCTAACCGTTTTATCTCTACAAATGATACGTTTGGCTATTTCTATACTATTTACGCTGATGTGATTGATGTCTTTACTCAATTTCTCTTTGATTATGATAAATTCAACTTCTATATAGCTCACAAATCAAGCTACAATGCCTATCAAAGAGAAGGTTTATACAAAAATGGTATATACCCAAGCAACTCATTTGGTAAAAGCAATCTTATTGAGTTTACCAATTTTGGCTTTAAGGGAGGTGCTACTTATCACTTCTCTGGCAGACAGGCAGTAAATATGAATATTGCTTTTTACAACCAAGCTCCCACTTTAAGAAACACATTTGCGAATGCAAGAGTAAACAACGCGATTATCCCTGATATCACCAATGAAAACATTTTTAGTGTAGATGGGAGTTATATTCTAAGAGACTCAAGATTAAAAGCGCGCTTGACAGGGTATTTGAACGAAATCAAAAATAGTACTCAAGTCAACTTTTACTATGCTGATGGGATTGGAATCACTGATGCAAATGGAGAATATCTAACATCAACTGGAGGGGCTTTTGTTACGGAATACTTAACCAATATAAACAAGCGAAATATCGGTATCGAGTTTGGAGCAGAGTATAAACTGACACAAACTATAAAAATGAACTCAGCCTTAGCTATTGGTCAGTCATTTTATACAAATATGCCAAATCTTACATTAAGCTCGGATAACGCGTCAAAAACATTTGACTATGGCAAAACCTATCTAAAGAACTACAGATTCGCAAATGGCCCACAAACAGCTGTATCGGTCGGTTTCGAGTATAGGTCACCTACTTATTGGTGGATTAGTACAAATGTGAACTACCTAAATAACACTTTTACTAATATATCCGCCTTAAGGAGAACGCATAACTTCATTAATGATCCTACGTTAAATCAACCTTTCGAAAATTTAACTGATGAACAAGTACGAGAAAGATTAAGGCAGGAGAAACTACCCGCTTTCACAGTCTTTAATCTAATTGGAGGAAAGTCGTGGAGAATGCCAAACAGAACGTTTCTCGGTTTCTTTGCCAGCGTTAATAACATACTCGATAACCAATATAAAACAGGGGGCTTTGAACAAGCAAGAAACGCTAATTATGAACGTGAAATTCTAAACACTTCAAGTGGTCAAAACACATTTGCTAACAAATATTGGCACGCTTACGGTCGTACATACTTCATCAATCTATACTACAATTTTTAA
- a CDS encoding DUF5689 domain-containing protein produces MTTILKTTAFLFVLAYILTACAKNDDFITPTTECIEPSVVANKTIDALYSKISEGKEVQFYKADEITSGIVISSDQGGNFYQQLIIVDEKTQTPLTIKVDVKGGYALYPIGSKVYIDLNGLYVQNNYGMMTFGGGIYTAASGNKYPDIITAGKLKTTISKSCTTLSKKDFNPFINEVTIPQLLEDKKLIGKLIRINNIQFDRSIVGEPYYAEDAPTNDRQGYTLRMMHDPEGNSLQVRTGQYTNGLKDEIIPNESGSITGIISEFQGVLQFYPRTIHDMDLTLEPFESVIQPPTTNPTPGGKEGINSDGINQNSPNYVANFNNWSSFIKTTNKLGLQRYATQAPGKGKDGKTALHIKGTPTANDYVFIVENQTVNPKAKHISMYVKGNTEKSLSFNVYREDGTYAVFNLASDEVIKSKEKPFYNHNLKLLPTSRTNAANKSNGYNDYVSAMIAAPDWIKITLDLTNVDYNKSGKGNIFALKVGSKAAYDLLINEIVFDDEELEEEIIDQPQDPIHNDNHLPTLPNNYQVTEEQVYLNLINEKEAKKTINSKWLSKSIAQLTTSTDAIHTIKVDYEKSNTILFTTTGSQKLKYKQHLSFFIRGKSTTRAMNIELITTDGDKRLYKLYSPEDGENIIIIEQLKGTNNYNHFNIDTQGKWLKVSIDISEIETTINKDVITLRLGGTSKSVPINKWDLEISSFFLE; encoded by the coding sequence ATGACAACAATCTTAAAGACTACTGCTTTCTTGTTTGTACTTGCATATATATTAACAGCGTGTGCGAAAAATGACGACTTTATTACTCCCACTACTGAATGTATAGAACCAAGTGTCGTTGCTAATAAAACAATTGATGCGCTTTACAGCAAAATAAGCGAAGGAAAAGAAGTACAATTCTACAAAGCTGATGAGATTACTTCTGGAATAGTAATCTCCAGTGATCAAGGAGGGAACTTCTATCAACAGTTAATTATAGTTGATGAAAAAACGCAAACTCCCTTGACTATCAAAGTTGATGTTAAAGGAGGATATGCTTTATACCCAATTGGGTCAAAAGTTTATATAGATTTGAATGGTTTATATGTACAGAACAATTACGGTATGATGACTTTTGGTGGAGGAATATACACCGCGGCAAGTGGTAATAAATATCCTGATATAATTACTGCTGGTAAACTAAAGACGACTATCTCTAAATCCTGCACTACATTATCCAAAAAGGACTTTAATCCATTTATAAATGAGGTAACTATTCCCCAACTACTTGAAGACAAAAAGCTAATTGGAAAACTAATTCGTATCAATAATATTCAGTTTGATCGATCTATCGTAGGAGAACCCTACTACGCTGAAGATGCACCAACAAATGATCGCCAGGGTTACACTCTGCGTATGATGCACGATCCTGAAGGTAACAGTCTACAAGTTAGAACAGGGCAATACACAAATGGATTAAAAGATGAAATTATACCAAATGAAAGTGGTAGTATCACAGGAATAATTAGTGAGTTTCAAGGTGTATTACAATTTTATCCAAGAACTATCCACGATATGGATCTAACATTAGAGCCTTTTGAAAGTGTAATTCAACCACCTACCACAAATCCTACACCAGGAGGGAAAGAAGGCATAAACAGTGACGGTATCAACCAGAACTCACCTAACTACGTTGCAAACTTCAACAATTGGTCGTCTTTCATTAAAACAACAAATAAACTCGGATTACAACGCTATGCAACACAAGCCCCCGGAAAAGGTAAAGATGGCAAAACAGCATTGCATATTAAAGGGACACCTACTGCAAATGATTATGTGTTTATTGTAGAAAATCAAACAGTAAATCCGAAAGCTAAACACATTTCTATGTACGTAAAAGGCAATACAGAGAAATCGTTGTCGTTTAATGTGTATAGAGAAGATGGCACCTATGCTGTTTTCAATCTTGCAAGTGACGAGGTTATAAAAAGCAAAGAAAAACCTTTCTATAACCACAACTTAAAATTACTACCTACTTCAAGAACTAATGCCGCAAATAAGAGCAATGGTTATAACGACTATGTGTCTGCCATGATTGCAGCACCAGATTGGATTAAAATAACATTAGATCTAACTAATGTAGACTACAACAAAAGCGGAAAAGGTAATATCTTCGCTTTAAAAGTTGGCTCTAAAGCAGCGTATGATCTTTTAATAAATGAAATAGTATTTGACGATGAAGAGTTGGAAGAAGAAATAATCGATCAACCACAAGATCCAATACATAATGACAATCACTTACCAACTTTACCTAACAACTACCAAGTAACAGAAGAACAAGTCTACTTGAATTTAATAAATGAAAAAGAGGCCAAAAAGACAATTAATTCTAAATGGTTAAGCAAGTCAATAGCCCAACTAACTACTTCTACAGATGCAATACATACCATCAAAGTAGATTATGAAAAAAGTAATACTATTTTATTCACTACTACAGGTTCACAAAAGTTGAAGTATAAACAACACCTTTCGTTTTTTATTAGAGGTAAATCAACTACAAGGGCAATGAATATAGAGCTAATAACAACAGACGGTGATAAAAGATTATATAAACTATACTCACCAGAAGATGGAGAAAATATTATTATAATTGAGCAATTAAAAGGTACAAATAACTACAATCACTTTAACATTGACACACAAGGAAAATGGCTTAAAGTTTCGATAGACATTTCTGAAATTGAAACAACCATAAATAAAGATGTCATAACACTAAGATTAGGAGGAACAAGCAAATCAGTTCCTATCAATAAATGGGATCTTGAAATTAGCAGTTTCTTTCTCGAATAG
- the atpG gene encoding ATP synthase F1 subunit gamma: MANLKEIRNRISSIGSTMQITSAMKMVSAAKLKKATDTIMAMRPYSEKLTELIQNVSATLEGDNSGVYSQERDIKNVLIVVITSNRGLCGGFNAYVIKQINALKNTIYKDANVDILTIGKKGHDVLRKTFNVIDNRSDLYDQLDFENSSVIAEGMMDAFVQEKYDSIQIVYNQFKNAATQIVVTEQFLPLLPIETNENVTSDYIYEPSKEEILSTLIPLSLKTQLFKAVADSVASEHGARMTAMHKATDNAQELRDALKLSYNKARQAAITNEILEIVGGAEALNN; encoded by the coding sequence ATGGCAAACCTTAAGGAAATACGTAATAGGATTTCATCAATCGGATCAACTATGCAGATTACTTCTGCAATGAAAATGGTATCTGCTGCTAAATTAAAAAAGGCAACTGATACTATTATGGCAATGCGCCCATATTCAGAGAAGTTGACTGAATTGATTCAAAATGTTAGTGCAACTTTGGAGGGTGATAATTCAGGAGTATATTCTCAAGAAAGAGATATTAAAAATGTACTTATCGTAGTTATCACATCAAATAGAGGTCTTTGTGGTGGATTTAATGCTTATGTTATTAAGCAGATTAATGCACTTAAAAATACTATCTATAAAGATGCTAATGTTGATATTCTGACAATTGGTAAAAAGGGTCATGATGTATTGCGTAAAACGTTCAACGTTATTGATAATAGAAGTGATTTATATGATCAATTAGATTTCGAGAACAGTTCTGTTATTGCTGAAGGAATGATGGATGCTTTTGTTCAAGAAAAATATGATTCTATTCAAATCGTATATAATCAATTTAAAAACGCGGCTACGCAAATCGTTGTTACTGAGCAGTTCTTGCCATTATTGCCAATTGAAACAAATGAGAATGTAACGTCTGATTATATTTATGAGCCTTCTAAAGAAGAGATTTTAAGTACTTTAATTCCTTTATCTTTAAAGACTCAATTATTTAAAGCTGTTGCTGATTCTGTAGCTTCTGAACATGGAGCTCGTATGACTGCAATGCATAAAGCAACTGATAATGCTCAAGAATTAAGAGATGCTCTTAAGCTTTCTTACAACAAAGCTCGTCAGGCTGCTATTACAAATGAAATTTTAGAAATTGTTGGTGGTGCTGAAGCATTAAACAACTAA